In Besnoitia besnoiti strain Bb-Ger1 chromosome I, whole genome shotgun sequence, the genomic window TCTTCGTTCCTTCTCCTTTGCCATTGGCGTGAGATCAAGGCGCCAGAGGCCATGTTGTCTATACAGTATAAGGGGGCCTTCAATAcgtcaaagtttagccgcgaagccgtctgcggcgcgcaggcatttcgtctgctgcatgcgccgcggaggccgcacgCGCAAGTCGACagcctgcctcgcgcccgtGTAGCCGTCGGGAGGCGCCTTcgaggcgcgtctctgctttcGCGAAACTCACTCGTGTTTCATGGATGTGCATCCACAGCTGATTGAGCTGGCGCTGAGCGAGATGTAGATGCAGCAAAAACCGAAAGACGAGCTCGTAGCTGCAGAGGGCTCTGGGCGTATACAAGAGCGACAGAGGCCAGTCGCAGCGGTAccgcagacagacgcgccgACACCACTctgagaggagaaaaaagacaaaagGGTGCGTGGGAGGTGTGAAGAACGCAGAGATGGCggaaaaaagcaaaaaagAAACGAGTAAAACACTGAAAAAAAGGGGGAATTGGGGGCCACGACAACGGGAGGGGACGGGAAGAGACTCGAAGACACTTTCAAGACACAAAGAGACACCGTGGAGGGAAGGGGAGAAGAGCCTCGTTTTGCGCGACGTCATTCTGCGCGCTCGTCTGGTTCCCCCTGTCTTGTTTTCTATTCTTGCCGTCCGTTCGTTCCTCCCCGacgtctgtgtctctctgcttgcTGCACTCTCCCCCCCTTTCCAGTTTCTGCTCTCGCTTATCACCTGTTGGCGACGGCCGGCGAaacgcgcctgcgtcgctgccaGTCTTtgtccctgcggcgccttcggtTCCTCCGAGGgctcgcgccggcagccccAAAAGCCTGCGCAGATTTTCTTCTTCATTTGCatgcgccagcagctgcgcggcctcgcacaGCGAAGGCATCGGATGCATGAAGAAAGAGATCTTCTCTTTGAGTCTGAGAAAAGCGAAGGCAGAACAAGCGAACGCGCGGTGAACTGGCGGGCGCAAACCACCCTCAGAAGGAACACACTGCAAAGATGGATGCAAGAGAGATATGCACTTGCAGCTGCACGCACAAAGATGGATTCGTACAatacatatagatacatgTAGACGTGTATGTGTATGAATAGCGATTCAGCGAAGGTCTGCAGAGTTCGAAATGCTTTCCGGTTGGCGAAGCTCGACTCTGTCCGCGCTCGCTCCTCTTGAAGCGTCAGCTAGGATAATGACTCCACGACAAAGGCAAGTCCTTCTCAGAGGCcagaatatatatatatatatatatatatatatacagatgtGATGCGCTTCAAACATGTGTTCACACATTCCAGACACATGTGACTGTAGGTGACTGGCTTCCAATAAGTATATGGACGTATATAAACCGCACTGCAGGCAGACATTCACCAATAACATAGGTGCGTGCCGATGAgcaaaatatatatacatatacatataataTGCAAGCGTCTTGACGCGTTCCTACGTATCGAATCCGTTAACGCTTCGAATCGCGAGCTCCATGCATCCCTCGAGGCCCGCGATTTCCTGCAGAGTCGCGCTccaggaggccgcgccgagcgcgccgccggagtcTAGATTCGAACCctcggccggcgcggcgaactCGAAGAAGCGCTGAAGGAAATCTGCGCGCCCGACGAGGAAGAATGCGTGGAGGAGCTCCAGGGTTCGCGGCAGCTCAAGCGACCTGAAGAAAAAGTGCATCACGTGCgtcgaggcccgcgcgcaggcggcaggaATCAGtggaaggagaagacgcggagagagcgccgaCAGGGCGCCTGTCTTGGAGGGCTTCTCCTGCGAGAACGACAGGGGCGGAAGACcctgaaaaaacagaaaaataagaaaaaaagacataAAATAGACTGGAAGATGCACGCTTTGGGGGAGCTGCTGGCAAACCCCAAACGTTTTCATCAGACCCTGGGGGCGCTGAAAATTCCGTCacgccgtctcttctctctcggcaACGTGGAGGCATCTCCACTTCATACAAGTAATTGTGCGGAGCCCTACACAAATATGATGATGACTCGCAAACACCGGCCGCCACCAGCACTCTGTTTCACGTTTCTGCTCCTTTCCTTCGGGGTGTGTGAGGACAAGCCCCCGCGTGAGCTTCAGAGCGGAGGCCatcgctcgcggcgcctacCGCGTAGCTGCAGCTGTTGAGCACGTAGACGTAGAGCCCGGCGCGGTGAATTTCCTTCGCATGCGCCTTCAAAAAATTCGGCACGAGGCCttcgaggagaagaaaacgccgcCGGCACCAGTCGACCGCGTAGGGCCCCGCGTcaggagcgcgcggcgcaagcgCATCATTTGCCTCTGAAGGGGAGAaaaggcgcgcgacgacgataGGAAAAtgaggacgcggaagcggagactgcgcgcgTGCATGCCGCAAGCGAAGTACTATCCTCGAAGCCCACCAGGCAAATCGAAGAAAGGAGAGCTCTCCAGTGCGTGTCAAAGCACAATACGCAAATGTGACTGTATACGTAGAACTCACCGCATGCGTCTGTTAGGGTGGCAAGAAGCAATGCAGGCATGCCTCATCAGTGTCGACGTCGCCTCTGTGCCGATATGAGCATCCACGCGCACACATGTATACAAGATACAAACATATCTACACATCTATGCATATGCATTGATGCGAGAAATGCTTTGATATTCGAGACAGTGAACGCGTACCTCGAGGGCGGACGCAGGCCCAGGATGACGATAGAGAAGCGCCTCTCCACTCCGAAGAgggctcgccctccgcgacgaTTGTCGGGTCTTCTCTGCGAAGCGACATTTGGAAAAAGTGGAAACGCAGCAGCACACCCAGCGCGATGAGACAGTGACTGCGTCTACGCAAGCAAGACAATCgcaagcgcgagaggaaCGATGGCGATGCATGCTCATGCACTTTCGCAGAGAGATGCATATAAGAGCGTATGCCGCCCTCCACATGCACACTTGCACAAACCGAGATATGTATGTCTATGTTTGTGCATACATCCAGAGagatccatatatatatttatggaGTTGTATGCAAGCCTGCATTTAAGTGCGTGCGGGCATTTATGTACGAAAATACACAAGTAGGCGTGCTGAGGAGACGACTAGGGGAGCTGGACAGCAagcgtcgcccgcgtgccggcgccgagcggcgtCGGTCTTCCTCTCTAGTTTATGGAGTGAGCACACCGTTGCTGCCAGAGGCATACTCAGCgtggcggcgtgcgcagcaggTTCGATCGTCCTTCTTACCGGATGAAGAACTCTCCGTAGGTGTCTTTGAGAACGCCGTGGAGGACCCAGTTTTCAACGATtcgcgcgagcggagcgaCAGCTTTTTCAAAGATGAATCTGCAGATTTCTTGGTTGGCGTCGTTGCAGGGAAGCCGCGCCTTCACTTCGTCGACGGCGTCCAGGatcgctcctccgcgccgtcccCAAGCTTCCCGGACGACGGCCTCTGCGACTCCGAGCGCCCTGGACACGGGCCCGAGCTGGGCCCGAAGACCCTGCAGGGTCAGTCGGCCCCGCCGGACCTCGCCTTcccagacgccgacgcgaatCCCCAGTTCCTCGACGACCTTTTTGATCGCGCCGCAGAACGCCTCAGCGACTTCGCCGCCCCAGCAAAGcgcagccgtcgccgcggggctcCGCTTTGCGCTGttccgccgccccgccagctcgaggaagacgaggagaagccgCAGACTGCATGCCGCGGGAAGCAGCGGGGGCAGCATCTggcagaaggcggcgtcCTCCGACGCGGCCTGCGAAGCGAAGGGGAACGCCGAAtgcccctcctcccccttgCCTTCtgaagcgcgcgaagccgccgaAAAGCCGCGGTCGGGCGCGCCCGGCGTCGCAGCCACGAGTGACGAGGaacacgcgggcgcggcggccctgCCTTCGGAGGAGCCGCtcgaagacgccgccagAGAAAGCAGCGGATGAAACCAGTAGTGAAACTCGGGCAGGACCGGGTCGGCGGCACAGGACGCGGCGTGTGGCTGcttgggcgccgcgccgacaggCTTCGTCTCACCGCGAGCACGCGCATTCTGCTCGTCCGCGAGAGCCGAGGAGGACACCGCGAGAATGCGAATGAGCGTGCCGTCGAGGCCCGACAGACAAAACAGCAGGTCTTCGAGGAGAAAACGCTCCTTCacctcgcgcggcagcgctggCCAGTCCGCGTGAAGACGGCGCATCACCCAGTCGTTCTCTCCCAGGCTCTCTGGGCCCGCCGAGCGCCAGCTCTCTGCGAgggaaggccgcgcagaagaatcgcgcggagcgacgcccccgaggagagaagaagacggctGGTTCACCGCAGCCCCTGCGCGGAGCTGAGGGAAGGGGAAGGCGTGCGAACCGGAATCTTCCGCGTCCTGCCCCTGCAAGGTCGTCCCCGCCGTCGGCTCGTCGGCgtacggagagagagaaagcggcgGGTCACCGGGGAAGGACGGATTCGCAGAAGCGCCCGAGATGAAGTTCGTCAAGCGAACGCCGAGGAAACTTTCCCGCTTCAAAAGCGCGTCGTCGATTTCACTCGGACCCACTAGAGTGTGCGGGAAAACGCGATCCCAACAcggagcgacgcggacgcctgcAGGGACGATGCGCCAGCCGCTGTGCATACAAGAAGTCGACGGGTGCGCAGCAAGGAGCGGATTCATCCTCTTGGTGGCagaagcgcgccgcgacgcggaggaaagcTGGGAGAACCGAGGACCCGCGAAGGGGAATGTCGAGAAGGCCGGGTCAGAGTGCCTCCCcgtttcgcttttctcttcAAACAGGGAGGAAGCAAACACAGGCTTGCCCACGGCGACTAAGCATGCCGAGCCCTGGGCCCCTCCCGCAGGCTCGGAcatgcggagagagaggaactgCCCGGTGTGGCAGTTCTGAAGGAGAACCTCTTCATCGAGATGCAAGACAGATGAACCCATCTGTgcctctgcagaggccgcgcggcgatcATCCGCGTTCCTCGCCACCGcatcgtcctcgtcttctgggGGAGCGCGGGACGGGGCGGAAGCAGCTGCACTGCGAGAAGCATGCGACACAGCGCGGATAAGTTTCCatcggcagcggcgctccaCTCGAGCAAACAGACTCTTCAGAGAGCCCTCTGCAGACACCCCGCGAGCACAGACTACGCCGACATCCTCTTCGTCGGGTGCACCAAACAGTGCGCAGGCATtcagcagaggagaggagctcgacggcgcgtctgcggaaaCTGACGCGAGGGAGGACCTTCCAGGCCGGGAAGATTCCACACGCTGCGCAAACTGGCGAACTTCGGTTCTGCGGGGGCAGCAGAGAAGccagagcgacgcgcctgctTGCGAAGTGAATCCCGCGTGTGATTCTTCTGGGACTGGAGACGAGTTCCGACTTGCCTTCCCCTGGTCCAGGGCCACTGAGCGCGGAAACCCGGCGACCAGAAGCACCTCCTCATCTGCCTGGACTGCGTCGCCAGAGAGTGGAGCCGAAGCCCGCAAAAAGCAGAACTCAGTGCTGCTCAGGGGGCGATACGGATGGCTTGCCGTGCAGCAAATAGGCAGAAGATCTGTGCTCGACGGCGAACTCGTGGATGCTGGGGTGTCCAGCGAAAAGGGGGAAGCTTGACGAGTCATGCCAAGGGAGGGGAACGGTGTACCGGGGACAGTAGACGCTTCTGACAAAAAAGAGGGACTCTGAAACATGAGAGgagaggggcgcggcgcgccgggcaGGTTTCCGAGACTGACATAATACGGCTGCTTCGCACCCCGGGACGCATCGAGAGTTGACCTCAAGCCAACCTGCGTCCCGTACGACAGGGACCCagcaagaggaggaagcggcatTTTTGCCGAGCAAAGAAAGAGCCGCCGCAAAGCAAGCCGGAACTTCCGGAGACACGGAAAATTTCCGCTTCCGTCACCCTGCGGACTGCTGGTCGACGCGGGAAATCCTGTGCTGCAGTTCCGCACCGTGGCCTTAACAGCACCACGTAAGTACACCTGAGGAGTCAGTCTTTCAGATGCAAAACCGACCGAATGAATGCGGCTCGTGGGCTCTCTTCAGGCGTGGGTGTGCAAGACAGGGCGGACGTCGACATGAGCGTCTCTCCTGCCTGTGGTTCTTTGAAGAAATTGGTCAGAGCACGCATTCCTCTGGTCTCCTCTTTCCAAGAGGCTTCGCAACAGATATCCTTTCATTCAAGTGATTTCTCTATAGAGGAGGGAATAAAGAAATGACTGCTTGTTTCCAGTCAGTCGTACGGCGTACGCAGATCCAAAATAGAAGCAgacgcgtgcgcatgcagcagttAGGTGACCGCCCAGAAATGCACGACACCGTGAAGAGGAGAGTCTACCGTAGAGCCGTGGAATTCCGTGGCGCCTGAAAGCGTTGGGAAACTTTCCGCAGCTTTGCAGACGGAGCACGGTCATTTCATTTTCGTGAGTGATTCGACATGCGAAGACAAGACAAGAACCCGGGGGGTGGAGGGTGGTACTGCTGGCATCGATACAGCTCTCGCCAACCCTTACCACACCACTAGTTTGTCATAGCAGTTGTACAACGTCACCATTCGACATTACGGTTTTGCCAGGCCCTTGGCTTCTTTTGCATGGGACCGTGCTGATGGTGTTGACAGTTTTTGCGTAGTCTCGCTACGGTAGCGCCTGTCTCtagcgcatgcgcagctgaTGTACTAACGCAGTCAAACCTGGCTTTCCCGTTGGCGCTCTCTGGCTTGAGCTACGCAGACCGAGAAGCTCACACGATGTTACGCCGTAGCGGCCCATGAAGGCAGAAAAGGGATGAAGCTGAAAGAGACAGACCGACTTCGAAGAATGACCGTGGACCGGGGCACAGGCCGCCGCCAAAAGCAATACTAGGCGCGGTGTCACATTATCGACGTGCTCTATTTCACCGGACATAGTTGTTGGTGCAGTATCTTCAGTTCCTTGACGATGCAAATGAGGCATCCACAAGATCCCTTGGAGGGACGGTAGTGAATTGGCACCTGGGCTCGCGTACCAGATATAGAACGAAACGAGTGTGCTCAAGAAACCGGCGTGACGCGTGCATCGCTGATACCTCTCGTTAGCGCCCAGCATCCTTCTCTGTGTGGTAACCTGCAGAGTACTGATCCTGCTGGACCTCACTGATGCCTGGCCAAACTAGAGGCAACAGGAGTAATATGCAAGCGAAGCGAACGTAGCCACGCCGCCTGCAAAGCATCACGAGACTCAAAACTAGGGATAGCATGAACGAGCCCCATCGCCACCGCAGATCCAGGCTCGTCATGTTCCCTCCTGCCTTTCTGTTGAGCAGTCCTACTGTTGCGAGCGTCACTCCAATCCTCAGTCCAAGTCGTTCCTGGGGCGTGTGTGCGCAGATATATGCCCACTCGTTAGTGCCCTCTTACCGTCTGAATAGTCCGCGCATGTGGCTACAGTCGATGTTGATATTATAGTTCCCCGGGGAGTGGATGCAGAAGACACTGCTCGTTTGTCAAGGggcggtgtgtgtgtgtgtgcggcaGGCGTGCGAATGCCCGTGAAGCCGCAAAAGGACAGTAAGCAGCTTGATTGCTTCCTTGTTGCCGTGGCCAATGGGTGTGGCAGCGGACCCCCTTCAAGGGAGCTGGAGGCGCAACGGGTTAACAGCAACTGTTCACGCCTCTCGATTACCTGCAAGGAGAGATGCGGAGTCACTAGCGCATCGCTATTCTCATAAAGTGAGCAGTGGTGAAAGCCTCGTGCGACTCTGATGCCCGCACTGACTCGATTCCACCGAGATTCTGCGTACCGGTTTCAGCGTACGCGGAACCTGCAGTGATTTGGTTAGCTACTGCTGACACGCTTTCTGCCCCTACGGTGGCTAATCTGACCTCGTGCATCGCTTCACAAGGACTGCGGTTGCACCAGCGGGTGACTGGCCGTC contains:
- a CDS encoding Spc97 / Spc98 family protein (encoded by transcript BESB_000620) yields the protein MPLPPLAGSLSYGTQVGLRSTLDASRGAKQPYYVSLGNLPGAPRPSPLMFQSPSFLSEASTVPGTPFPSLGMTRQASPFSLDTPASTSSPSSTDLLPICCTASHPYRPLSSTEFCFLRASAPLSGDAVQADEEVLLVAGFPRSVALDQGKASRNSSPVPEESHAGFTSQAGASLWLLCCPRRTEVRQFAQRVESSRPGRSSLASVSADAPSSSSPLLNACALFGAPDEEDVGVVCARGVSAEGSLKSLFARVERRCRWKLIRAVSHASRSAAASAPSRAPPEDEDDAVARNADDRRAASAEAQMGSSVLHLDEEVLLQNCHTGQFLSLRMSEPAGGAQGSACLVAVGKPVFASSLFEEKSETGRHSDPAFSTFPFAGPRFSQLSSASRRASATKRMNPLLAAHPSTSCMHSGWRIVPAGVRVAPCWDRVFPHTLVGPSEIDDALLKRESFLGVRLTNFISGASANPSFPGDPPLSLSPYADEPTAGTTLQGQDAEDSGSHAFPFPQLRAGAAVNQPSSSLLGGVAPRDSSARPSLAESWRSAGPESLGENDWVMRRLHADWPALPREVKERFLLEDLLFCLSGLDGTLIRILAVSSSALADEQNARARGETKPVGAAPKQPHAASCAADPVLPEFHYWFHPLLSLAASSSGSSEGRAAAPACSSSLVAATPGAPDRGFSAASRASEGKGEEGHSAFPFASQAASEDAAFCQMLPPLLPAACSLRLLLVFLELAGRRNSAKRSPAATAALCWGGEVAEAFCGAIKKVVEELGIRVGVWEGEVRRGRLTLQGLRAQLGPVSRALGVAEAVVREAWGRRGGAILDAVDEVKARLPCNDANQEICRFIFEKAVAPLARIVENWVLHGVLKDTYGEFFIREDPTIVAEGEPSSEWRGASLSSSWACVRPREANDALAPRAPDAGPYAVDWCRRRFLLLEGLVPNFLKAHAKEIHRAGLYVYVLNSCSYAGLPPLSFSQEKPSKTGALSALSPRLLLPLIPAACARASTHVMHFFFRSLELPRTLELLHAFFLVGRADFLQRFFEFAAPAEGSNLDSGGALGAASWSATLQEIAGLEGCMELAIRSVNGFDTLKEKISFFMHPMPSLCEAAQLLAHANEEENLRRLLGLPARALGGTEGAAGTKTGSDAGAFRRPSPTEWCRRVCLRYRCDWPLSLLYTPRALCSYELVFRFLLHLHLAQRQLNQLWMHIHETRGLFSFADMPTHLRQTIAIGEEMRVFTRNVLFYATTDVVALHYSTLLRHLQSLSPPELTSSSQASPYSLADVQELHACFLSSLLRDLFLEDLALLQAASKCLTICLVFSRHVRKFSFEPPEFPLLAAAGGLGVSASVLCALGRSDGGAARDASASHDGRDRSSDAEEARSAQKATNARERMRDARRRQVRAAVDSAGYGGMVRSAGASFRENFNEFLSKLEAFSRRFPSSPCAHLLTRLHFNDCLASRGRQPVPAAASTLGAQAAATPSGPSRELRADARPPASGAGGFSMAGEAERNGVATQLPPAPRGLRAAANGDRDASASVSLRRARGAEDERERATPPLLPPARGSSSFSRGEKRSDEERDIDGARREAVDGSQAGGALRQPATPRDASSFSAAAAATGGLRSPRRIGAFELPPAIPVSGALRQAPRAAVRDGAGDRKPGASVSASAPPFELPSTAFTTFGARERNERRLDRRSLERDRDLSPQARGASGLGPAARGSDEEFLSEEEEVDARPRLHVDSDDEKEDAEEDFDAALRSFQARLRGDDAAVRSSRRVRAEESGGDLPRGGARGLTRLSPRGGARNASEEADRRSEADSIASDEGDVDFRESDDEEEFSDGPEDEPRRGGSEPDDDFFEDFEEEGSDALSGDEGDERHPLSVRPNGDAKHEEGYAAAFLRSRADLR